The Benincasa hispida cultivar B227 chromosome 11, ASM972705v1, whole genome shotgun sequence genome has a segment encoding these proteins:
- the LOC120090541 gene encoding uncharacterized protein LOC120090541 produces the protein MSTSIIQLLASEKLNGDNYGTWKSNINTILVIDDLRFVLTEECPPSPGPHANRTVYDAYDIWVKANEKAQVYILASIFDVLSKKHERLATAREIIDSLQSLFGQPSTSAMHDAIKFVYNCRMKEGTFVREHVLNMMVHFNIAEVNGVVMNEKSKVGFIIQSLSKNFFNSRRMP, from the coding sequence ATGTCAACATCCATTATACAACTGCtagcttctgaaaaacttaaTGGCGATAATTACGGAACTTGGAAATCGAATATTAACACGATATTAGTAATAGATGATCTCCGATTTGTTttaacggaggagtgtcctccatcCCCTGGTCCCCACGCAAACCGAACAGTTTATGATGCATATGACATATGGGTCAAAGCTAATGAGAAGGCTCAGGTTTATATTTTAGCCAGTATATTTGATGTACTATCTAAGAAACACGAGAGGTTAGCTACTGCAAGAGAGATCATAGACTCTTTGCAGAGCCTAtttggacaaccatccacaTCTGCCATGCATGAtgcaattaaatttgtttacaaCTGCAGAATGAAGGAAGGAACCTTCGTAAGGgaacatgttttgaacatgatggttcacttcaataTTGCAGAAGTGAACGGAGTCGTCATGAATGAGAAGAGTAAAGTTGGATTCATCATACAGTCTCTTTCGAAGAACTTTTTCAATTCAAGACGAATGCCATGA